A single window of Granulicella mallensis MP5ACTX8 DNA harbors:
- a CDS encoding DUF4097 family beta strand repeat-containing protein — protein MSSYPPPSGQPPYPPPYNRNDWKAQQRALKQQARMQRTQTRLQMRAQRRGSIVGPLVILAVGIVFLLVQTGRLSWAHALDWYAGYWPFVMIGAGLILLAEWALDQYQAQHSSGPVRGTRALGGGVITLLVILAIVGACSRATKRGMEWKEHALGHGFTNWDHAFGDRHDADDSVAGSIPSGGMLTIHCPHGDVTVTGTSDDGQVHVNVHKQAYAWSDSDAEKKESQLQPTLKPDGANVLLEVPDVAGGQADLTVDVPHNTMLSITAGRGDVEVSDIHANVTLTANHGQVDLNGINGAVQTHVNDDDESVSAHSVNGIVTVEGRAGDITATDITGPVTLRGDFFGTTHLEHINGAISFQTSRTQFQAARLDGEFEVATGPELQADQILGPVVLNTRERNITLDRVQGNVQITNRDGSVDITNTSPLGQITVTNQHGSVSVGVPASAGFELNAQTKNGDIENDFGLTPMEKAEVNTLLKTVGHGGPQVKINTSDGDVTISKTTVAPLPPTAPAPPRITVTAPGVTVLSTAPKAPKAPKTPKSLRAPTTPPQPPVPPAPSM, from the coding sequence ATGAGCTCCTATCCTCCTCCTTCCGGCCAGCCGCCCTATCCGCCGCCCTATAATCGCAACGACTGGAAGGCTCAGCAGCGCGCCCTGAAACAGCAAGCCCGGATGCAGCGCACTCAGACTCGCTTGCAGATGCGTGCCCAGCGCCGCGGATCGATCGTTGGCCCCCTGGTGATCCTGGCCGTCGGCATTGTGTTCCTGCTCGTCCAGACCGGTCGCCTCTCCTGGGCGCATGCGCTGGACTGGTATGCCGGATACTGGCCGTTCGTAATGATCGGCGCAGGACTCATCCTGCTCGCCGAGTGGGCGCTGGATCAGTATCAGGCGCAACACAGCAGCGGCCCGGTCCGCGGCACCCGCGCTCTCGGCGGCGGTGTTATCACGCTCCTGGTAATCCTCGCGATCGTCGGCGCATGCTCGCGGGCCACCAAGCGCGGCATGGAGTGGAAAGAACACGCCCTGGGGCACGGCTTCACCAACTGGGACCACGCCTTCGGCGATCGGCACGATGCGGACGACTCGGTCGCAGGCTCCATCCCCTCCGGCGGAATGCTTACCATTCACTGCCCGCACGGCGATGTGACGGTAACTGGCACCAGCGACGATGGACAGGTCCATGTCAACGTCCACAAGCAGGCCTATGCGTGGAGCGACAGCGACGCCGAGAAGAAAGAGTCTCAACTGCAACCTACACTGAAGCCTGACGGAGCCAATGTCCTGCTGGAAGTGCCGGATGTAGCGGGCGGACAAGCCGACCTGACAGTCGATGTCCCACACAACACCATGCTCTCCATCACAGCGGGGCGCGGCGATGTAGAGGTATCGGACATCCACGCCAATGTGACCCTCACCGCAAATCACGGGCAGGTTGATCTGAATGGAATTAACGGCGCCGTCCAGACCCACGTCAACGACGACGATGAGAGCGTATCCGCACACAGCGTCAATGGAATCGTCACGGTCGAAGGACGCGCCGGCGACATTACCGCCACCGACATCACGGGTCCCGTGACGCTGCGCGGAGACTTCTTCGGGACGACCCATCTGGAGCACATCAACGGAGCGATCAGCTTCCAGACCAGCCGCACCCAGTTCCAGGCCGCACGGCTTGACGGCGAGTTCGAGGTAGCAACCGGACCGGAGCTACAGGCCGATCAGATTCTCGGCCCCGTCGTGCTGAACACCCGGGAACGCAACATTACCCTGGACCGCGTGCAAGGCAACGTGCAGATTACCAACCGCGATGGCTCCGTCGATATCACCAACACCTCGCCTCTGGGACAGATCACTGTTACGAATCAGCATGGTTCGGTGAGCGTCGGCGTTCCGGCAAGCGCTGGATTTGAGCTAAACGCCCAAACGAAGAATGGTGATATCGAAAACGATTTTGGACTAACCCCAATGGAGAAGGCAGAAGTTAATACGCTGCTGAAGACGGTGGGCCATGGCGGTCCCCAGGTAAAGATCAATACCAGCGACGGAGACGTGACCATCAGCAAGACCACCGTCGCTCCCCTGCCTCCGACTGCACCTGCTCCGCCTCGCATTACGGTTACAGCCCCCGGAGTCACCGTGCTTTCGACAGCTCCCAAGGCGCCTAAGGCACCCAAAACGCCGAAGTCGCTGCGTGCTCCCACAACACCACCCCAGCCACCAGTACCGCCTGCACCAAGCATGTGA
- a CDS encoding NAD(P)/FAD-dependent oxidoreductase yields MAEQSTSRRPRVVIVGAGFGGINAAAGLAKLPVDVTVVDRKNHHTFQPLLYQVALAVLSPGDIAQPIRSILRENTNTEVIMDEVTGFDMAERHIMLKSGAVLIYDYLILATGSTHSYFGKDEWAKLAPGLKTIEDATEIRRRVLLAFELAERQKLESGSHPPLNFVIVGGGPTGVELAGSISDIAKLYMTKDFRHIDPGTAQVLILEGSPNILGAYPEDLQKKAVEQLNALGVRVRTGAHVSDIQPGYVMVGDERVESVCTLWAAGVQASPLGKILGVETDRRGSVMVDDHLHPAGHSEIFVLGDLAHFEQDGKQVPGVAQPAMQMGAYAAKRIGLLLEGKGDTQKPFRYFDKGDMATIGRKAAVARIVWPFHAHWSGFMAWLTWLVVHIFFLIGFRNRLSVFRQWAYTYVRFQDGVRLIVGSQELPGWDKLAPSVGPITNGDPQPEPQRADSSTTTVV; encoded by the coding sequence ATGGCAGAGCAGAGTACAAGCAGACGACCGCGGGTCGTTATCGTGGGTGCAGGCTTTGGCGGCATCAATGCGGCAGCGGGCCTGGCGAAGCTGCCGGTGGATGTCACCGTCGTCGACCGCAAGAACCACCATACGTTCCAGCCCTTGCTCTACCAGGTGGCGTTGGCGGTTCTCTCTCCGGGAGACATCGCTCAGCCTATCCGAAGCATTCTGCGCGAGAACACCAATACCGAAGTCATCATGGATGAGGTTACGGGCTTCGATATGGCGGAACGCCACATCATGCTGAAGAGCGGAGCGGTGCTGATCTACGACTACCTCATCCTGGCCACCGGCTCTACGCACAGCTACTTCGGCAAAGACGAGTGGGCAAAGCTGGCCCCGGGGCTCAAGACGATTGAAGACGCTACGGAGATCCGCCGTCGCGTGTTGCTGGCCTTTGAACTGGCTGAGCGGCAGAAGCTCGAGAGTGGATCGCATCCGCCGTTGAACTTCGTGATCGTCGGAGGAGGGCCCACCGGCGTTGAGCTCGCGGGGTCCATCTCCGACATCGCCAAGCTTTATATGACGAAGGATTTTCGCCATATCGATCCGGGCACGGCGCAGGTGCTGATCCTGGAGGGCTCTCCGAACATTCTTGGCGCCTACCCTGAAGACCTGCAGAAAAAGGCTGTGGAGCAGCTCAACGCGCTCGGCGTGCGTGTACGAACCGGCGCGCACGTCTCCGATATTCAGCCCGGATACGTCATGGTAGGCGACGAACGTGTAGAGAGCGTCTGCACTCTATGGGCGGCAGGGGTGCAGGCTTCGCCGCTGGGAAAGATCTTGGGAGTTGAAACGGACAGACGAGGCAGCGTCATGGTCGATGACCATCTGCATCCTGCCGGACATTCTGAGATCTTTGTTCTCGGCGACCTTGCGCACTTTGAGCAGGACGGCAAGCAGGTTCCGGGGGTTGCGCAGCCTGCCATGCAGATGGGCGCTTATGCGGCCAAACGTATCGGTCTGCTTCTCGAAGGCAAAGGCGACACGCAAAAGCCCTTCCGTTATTTCGACAAGGGAGATATGGCGACGATCGGCCGTAAGGCTGCGGTGGCGCGTATCGTGTGGCCATTCCATGCGCACTGGAGCGGCTTTATGGCCTGGCTTACATGGCTGGTTGTGCACATCTTCTTTCTTATCGGATTCCGCAACCGTCTCTCCGTCTTTCGCCAATGGGCTTATACCTATGTACGGTTTCAGGATGGCGTACGCCTGATCGTCGGTTCGCAGGAGCTGCCGGGTTGGGACAAGCTTGCACCGTCCGTAGGACCGATCACGAACGGCGATCCGCAGCCTGAGCCCCAGAGAGCCGACAGTTCTACAACTACGGTGGTTTAA
- a CDS encoding branched-chain amino acid transaminase, translated as MPLETTANIWHNGKLIPWEKANIHVMSHVIHYGSSVFEGIRCYTQPEGASIFRLHEHMKRLINSAKIYRMPLPYDVEQLNSAVIEVVEANGVAPCYVRPIAFRGYGEIGVNPLKSPVEVYIANFPWGKYVPGDGGADVCISSWNRLAPNTMPSLAKAGANYMNSQLIRMEADINGYSEGIALDVNGYLSEGSGENLFIVRDGTLYTTPLANSVLNGITRDSILVLARQLGIPVVEQALPRELLYICDEAFFTGTAAEVTHLRSVDRIMVGDGKMGPITSALHKAFFDVVNGLAPDRYNWLTPVKVREAVVA; from the coding sequence ATGCCGCTCGAAACAACCGCAAACATCTGGCACAACGGGAAACTGATCCCCTGGGAGAAGGCCAACATTCACGTGATGAGCCACGTGATTCACTACGGCTCGTCTGTGTTTGAGGGCATTCGCTGTTACACCCAGCCTGAGGGCGCCAGCATCTTTCGCCTGCACGAACACATGAAGCGGCTTATCAACTCCGCCAAGATCTATCGCATGCCCCTTCCCTACGATGTCGAGCAGTTGAACAGCGCGGTGATCGAGGTCGTCGAGGCTAATGGTGTAGCTCCGTGCTACGTTCGGCCCATTGCCTTTCGCGGCTATGGCGAGATCGGCGTCAACCCGCTAAAGTCCCCGGTTGAGGTCTATATCGCGAACTTCCCATGGGGCAAGTATGTTCCCGGTGACGGCGGCGCGGATGTCTGCATCTCGAGCTGGAACCGTCTGGCGCCCAACACGATGCCCTCGCTCGCGAAGGCCGGCGCAAACTATATGAACTCGCAGCTCATTCGCATGGAAGCCGATATCAACGGATATTCGGAAGGCATCGCTCTCGATGTAAATGGCTATCTCTCCGAAGGCTCGGGCGAGAATCTCTTTATCGTGCGCGACGGAACGCTGTATACGACACCGCTGGCGAACTCGGTGCTGAACGGCATCACACGCGACTCGATCCTGGTCCTGGCACGCCAGCTTGGCATTCCTGTCGTCGAGCAGGCCCTGCCGCGCGAGCTGCTTTACATCTGCGATGAGGCCTTCTTCACCGGCACCGCTGCGGAAGTGACGCATCTGCGCTCTGTCGATCGCATCATGGTCGGCGATGGCAAGATGGGTCCCATCACCAGCGCGCTGCACAAGGCATTCTTCGATGTGGTGAACGGACTTGCGCCGGATCGCTATAACTGGCTGACGCCGGTAAAGGTCCGTGAGGCCGTTGTAGCTTAG
- a CDS encoding MarC family protein — translation MSVPHAASLSLFEGSAYVRFSLLALSSIFFLVDPFAALPTFLAVTADQDAAKRARTARKASLTAFVILTAFGIAGTYIFRIFGITLPAFEISGGIILLLIGLDMLEAKRSPTQESPGETQAASSKEEVGIVPLGIPMLAGPGAITSVMVLVGQARTYWQMIAIFGAISFTAVICYWVLSSADRVARILGDTGIRILVRIMGLLLVALAVQYFVNGFVDLGVLTKPSSL, via the coding sequence ATGTCCGTTCCGCACGCAGCTTCGCTATCCCTCTTTGAAGGGTCTGCCTATGTCCGCTTTTCGCTGCTTGCTCTTAGCTCGATCTTCTTCCTTGTTGATCCGTTTGCTGCATTGCCGACGTTTCTTGCCGTTACTGCCGATCAGGATGCCGCTAAACGTGCACGTACTGCCCGCAAGGCTTCACTGACTGCATTTGTGATCCTGACAGCGTTTGGGATTGCCGGCACATACATCTTCCGTATCTTTGGAATCACTCTTCCGGCGTTTGAGATTTCGGGCGGGATTATTCTTCTGCTGATCGGTCTCGATATGCTCGAAGCCAAGCGCTCACCTACGCAGGAGAGCCCGGGTGAAACCCAGGCCGCTTCCTCGAAAGAGGAGGTCGGCATCGTGCCGCTGGGTATCCCGATGCTGGCCGGTCCCGGAGCCATCACCAGCGTGATGGTGCTGGTCGGCCAGGCACGGACATACTGGCAGATGATTGCGATCTTTGGTGCGATCTCCTTTACAGCAGTGATCTGCTATTGGGTACTGAGTAGTGCAGATCGCGTAGCTCGGATCCTTGGAGACACAGGGATTCGCATCCTTGTTCGCATTATGGGTTTGCTGCTGGTCGCGCTAGCCGTACAGTATTTCGTCAATGGTTTTGTCGATCTGGGCGTGTTGACGAAGCCCAGTAGTCTCTAG
- a CDS encoding alpha/beta fold hydrolase: MNHTESIGMSRRRLFAIAGLSAGATLLAPHKLFAEGVDSLSGNPEPASSQNILAIKPGANTSFASLKQIDAGLLNVGYAEAGPANGPVVVLLHGWPYDIYSFIDVTPLLAVAGYRVIVPYLRGYGTTRFLSSSTIRNAQQSVVAVDILALMDALKIQKAIFAGFDWGARTACIIAALWPERCKALVSVSGYLVSGLEAGKHPLPPTAEHDWWYQYYFATERGRAGYDKYRHAFAKFIWETASPKWNFDAATFDRSAAAFDNPDHVAIVIHNYRWRLSVAPGEPQYDELERRLAATPVISVPTITLEGDANGAPHPDPGSYRSKFSGKYAHRTITGGIGHNLPQEAPQAFAQTVMDVDGF, translated from the coding sequence ATGAACCACACAGAATCAATTGGAATGTCACGTCGTCGTCTTTTCGCAATAGCCGGCCTTTCCGCCGGAGCGACATTGCTCGCACCGCATAAACTTTTCGCAGAAGGAGTTGATTCCCTATCCGGCAATCCGGAACCGGCAAGCTCACAAAATATCCTCGCGATTAAGCCAGGAGCAAACACCTCGTTCGCTTCACTCAAACAGATCGATGCCGGGCTGCTCAACGTTGGCTATGCTGAAGCGGGTCCCGCGAATGGTCCTGTCGTAGTTCTGCTGCACGGCTGGCCCTATGACATTTACAGCTTTATCGACGTCACGCCGTTGTTGGCTGTGGCAGGCTACCGGGTGATCGTCCCGTATCTGCGCGGCTATGGCACAACACGCTTTCTTTCAAGCAGCACGATCCGCAATGCCCAGCAGTCGGTTGTAGCTGTCGACATCCTTGCCCTGATGGATGCTCTCAAGATCCAGAAGGCGATCTTTGCCGGTTTTGATTGGGGTGCGCGAACAGCCTGCATCATCGCGGCATTGTGGCCGGAGCGCTGCAAAGCTCTGGTCTCTGTGAGCGGTTACCTGGTAAGCGGCCTTGAAGCCGGTAAGCACCCGCTGCCCCCCACGGCAGAGCATGATTGGTGGTATCAGTATTACTTTGCGACAGAGCGCGGCCGTGCGGGCTACGACAAGTATCGTCACGCTTTTGCGAAGTTCATCTGGGAGACCGCTTCTCCGAAGTGGAACTTCGATGCTGCCACCTTCGATCGCAGCGCTGCGGCCTTCGACAACCCGGACCACGTCGCCATCGTGATTCATAACTATCGCTGGCGGTTGAGTGTGGCTCCAGGGGAACCGCAGTACGACGAACTGGAAAGACGGCTTGCAGCGACTCCCGTAATTAGTGTGCCCACGATCACCCTTGAAGGCGATGCCAATGGAGCACCGCATCCCGATCCTGGATCCTATCGCAGTAAATTCTCAGGAAAATATGCGCACCGGACCATCACGGGTGGCATCGGCCATAACCTGCCGCAGGAAGCCCCACAAGCCTTTGCCCAGACGGTCATGGATGTCGATGGCTTTTGA
- a CDS encoding epoxide hydrolase family protein, which translates to MTHLKEAPHSSKIPTEDQDIVSRNDASVSGTHSTRRDFLSLTAAAGALGLFGLASPADMQASEIRSMIAEPAGAPGDDSIRPFRVHFSEAELSDLRRRISATRWPERESVRDATQGVQLATMQKLAHDWARYDWKKVEARLNALPQFITAIDGLDIHFIHVRSKHTNALPVIITHGWPGSIIEQLKVIGPLSDPTAHGGKAEDSFDVIIPSLPGYGFSGKPATTGWDPIRIAHAWTVLMKRLGYTRYVAQGGDWGNAVTEQMALQTPPGLIGIHTNMPATVPAEIEKALQLNEQPPYPLSADEKRAWDQLDFFYKHGLGYAQEMSARPQTLYALEDSPIGLAAWILDHDASSQALIARVFDGQSEGLTREDILENITLYWLTKTAVSSARLYWESKLPFFAPKGVPVPTAVSAFPDEIYQAPKSWTEKAYPKLIYYNRLSKGGHFAAWEQPELFCSELRAAFKPLR; encoded by the coding sequence ATGACCCACCTTAAAGAGGCGCCGCATTCCTCCAAAATCCCCACAGAAGATCAGGACATAGTGTCCCGTAACGACGCTTCAGTCAGCGGAACTCACTCTACCCGGCGCGATTTCCTTAGCCTTACAGCAGCCGCAGGAGCTCTCGGCCTCTTCGGACTTGCCTCTCCTGCCGACATGCAGGCCTCCGAAATCCGTTCCATGATTGCAGAGCCAGCCGGAGCGCCCGGAGACGATTCCATCCGCCCCTTCCGCGTCCATTTTTCAGAGGCGGAGCTCTCCGATCTACGCCGACGCATCTCCGCAACACGATGGCCCGAACGGGAATCCGTCAGAGATGCAACGCAAGGCGTCCAACTCGCGACCATGCAGAAGCTCGCGCACGATTGGGCCAGGTACGACTGGAAAAAGGTAGAGGCCAGGCTGAACGCACTGCCGCAATTCATCACCGCGATCGATGGTCTCGACATCCACTTCATTCATGTCCGGTCGAAGCACACGAATGCGTTGCCGGTCATCATCACGCACGGGTGGCCCGGATCGATCATCGAGCAGCTCAAAGTCATCGGTCCGCTCAGCGATCCGACAGCCCACGGTGGAAAGGCGGAAGACTCTTTCGATGTCATCATTCCTTCGCTGCCGGGCTACGGTTTTTCTGGCAAGCCGGCCACGACCGGCTGGGATCCCATTCGCATCGCACACGCCTGGACTGTACTAATGAAGCGCCTCGGATACACACGATATGTGGCCCAGGGCGGTGATTGGGGAAACGCCGTCACCGAACAGATGGCACTGCAGACGCCTCCGGGTTTGATCGGCATTCACACGAATATGCCGGCCACCGTCCCAGCCGAAATTGAGAAGGCGCTGCAGCTCAACGAGCAGCCTCCCTACCCCCTCTCGGCCGATGAGAAGCGCGCGTGGGATCAGCTCGATTTCTTTTACAAGCACGGGCTGGGTTATGCCCAGGAGATGTCGGCCCGTCCACAGACACTGTACGCACTGGAAGATTCACCGATCGGGCTGGCCGCCTGGATTCTCGACCACGACGCGAGCAGCCAGGCGCTCATCGCACGCGTCTTCGACGGCCAGTCCGAGGGCCTGACGCGAGAGGACATCCTCGAGAACATCACGCTCTATTGGTTAACCAAAACTGCAGTCTCTTCGGCGCGTCTCTATTGGGAGAGCAAGCTTCCCTTCTTCGCTCCGAAAGGTGTCCCTGTCCCGACGGCCGTAAGCGCTTTTCCGGACGAGATCTATCAGGCCCCAAAGAGTTGGACAGAGAAGGCCTATCCCAAACTCATCTACTACAACCGGCTCTCGAAGGGGGGCCACTTCGCAGCATGGGAGCAGCCGGAGCTTTTCTGCTCAGAGCTTCGCGCAGCTTTCAAGCCACTGCGCTAG
- a CDS encoding DUF4337 domain-containing protein has product MEATEIHEFTQEMHEASKGDTRYISLIISILAVLVAMVTVLGHRTHTEAVLLQSRAADQWNEYQAKKIRQGQISMTSDLLSLQPSSNSIAVQQKLNSYKAHMEKLADDLIEEQRKAEELEHEVSRAERRASRYDLGEALLQIAVVLSSITLLTKQRIYFMLGLGLGIAGLLLAASALLVH; this is encoded by the coding sequence ATGGAAGCAACTGAAATTCACGAATTTACCCAGGAAATGCACGAAGCCAGCAAGGGAGACACGCGGTATATCTCTTTGATCATCAGCATCCTGGCAGTATTAGTCGCAATGGTTACAGTTCTGGGCCATCGCACTCATACCGAGGCCGTACTATTGCAGTCACGCGCCGCCGATCAGTGGAACGAGTATCAGGCCAAGAAGATTCGCCAGGGACAGATCAGTATGACCTCCGATCTGTTGTCTCTCCAGCCCAGTTCGAACAGCATTGCTGTACAGCAAAAGTTGAACAGCTATAAGGCGCATATGGAGAAGCTGGCCGACGACCTCATTGAAGAACAAAGGAAGGCCGAAGAGCTTGAGCATGAGGTAAGCCGCGCCGAGCGGCGTGCAAGCCGTTATGATCTGGGGGAAGCCTTGCTGCAGATTGCAGTCGTGCTCTCTTCGATTACCCTGCTGACAAAGCAGAGGATCTATTTCATGCTTGGACTTGGGCTGGGTATAGCCGGGCTGCTGCTGGCGGCCTCCGCACTCCTGGTTCACTGA
- a CDS encoding sigma-54-dependent Fis family transcriptional regulator, translating to MNANEHEHRGTLTQEENTFDEPNRSEAQLRTFINSIPASAWCALPDGSLEFPNRQFHDYTGLSSEEVYGSGWEAAVHPDEIEPLREWWRALRQAGKSGEIEARLRRFDGEYRWFLIRVAPVLDEQSHVARWYGINTDIDDRKFAEENLRQDEQKFHTITDAISQYVVVLSPDGDVLYVNRVALELTGIEITDVSGKGAFATPFHPEDIDRVQAERSSAGLREEVPFELEVRVLLKGVDGQYRWYLMQYNPLKDDEGRTVRWYVTGTNIDSRKKAEERLHNENLALREEIDRASMFEEIVGSSKPLRQVLKQVEKVAPSDSTVLILGETGTGKELIARALHRRSSRSARAFIRVNCAAIPQSLIASELFGHEKGAFTGALQRRLGRFEAADGGTLFLDEIGDLPMETQIALLRVLQEREFERIGSHHPISVDVRLIAATNRDLSAAVAAGTFREDLFYRINVFPIELPPLRERAEDVPVLLEYFIGRYAKKAGKNIRHIGKHTLEQFKAYSWPGNIRELQNVVERALILSDTDTFFFDESWLKRQPTASSKLRGTLSALAEREIEMIEAALIECHGRISGPSGAAAKLGIPRQTLESKIKSLGINKHSLGGL from the coding sequence ATGAACGCCAATGAGCACGAGCATCGAGGAACGCTGACGCAGGAAGAAAACACCTTCGACGAACCCAACAGATCGGAGGCTCAACTTCGCACGTTCATCAACAGCATCCCGGCGTCGGCGTGGTGCGCCTTGCCGGATGGCTCCCTGGAGTTTCCTAACCGGCAGTTTCATGACTACACTGGCCTCTCCTCCGAAGAAGTGTACGGATCGGGGTGGGAAGCAGCCGTTCATCCAGACGAGATAGAGCCGTTACGAGAGTGGTGGCGAGCCCTCCGGCAAGCAGGCAAATCTGGAGAGATCGAAGCTCGTCTGCGGCGCTTCGACGGCGAGTATCGCTGGTTCCTGATACGCGTCGCACCCGTTCTTGATGAACAGAGCCACGTCGCCCGCTGGTACGGAATCAATACCGATATCGATGACCGGAAGTTTGCCGAAGAGAACCTGCGCCAGGACGAGCAGAAGTTCCACACGATCACCGATGCGATCTCCCAATACGTCGTCGTCCTGTCCCCGGACGGAGATGTGCTCTACGTAAACCGGGTAGCTCTCGAACTGACCGGAATCGAGATCACAGACGTGAGCGGAAAAGGTGCCTTTGCGACCCCCTTCCATCCTGAGGACATCGACCGCGTGCAGGCCGAGCGTAGTAGTGCAGGACTTCGCGAGGAAGTGCCCTTCGAGCTCGAGGTACGCGTTCTGCTCAAGGGCGTGGATGGCCAGTATCGCTGGTATCTCATGCAGTACAACCCGCTCAAAGATGACGAGGGCCGCACAGTTCGCTGGTACGTTACGGGAACGAACATCGACAGCCGGAAGAAGGCCGAAGAGAGGCTCCACAACGAGAACCTGGCCTTGCGCGAGGAGATCGATCGCGCCTCGATGTTTGAGGAGATCGTCGGCTCTTCCAAACCCTTGCGCCAGGTCTTGAAGCAGGTGGAGAAAGTAGCTCCCTCGGACTCGACCGTCCTCATCCTCGGCGAAACCGGAACAGGGAAAGAGCTGATCGCGCGCGCCCTTCATCGACGGTCGAGCCGTTCGGCAAGAGCTTTCATTCGCGTGAACTGCGCGGCAATCCCTCAATCGTTGATTGCCTCGGAGCTCTTTGGGCACGAGAAGGGCGCCTTTACCGGAGCGCTGCAAAGACGCCTGGGACGATTCGAAGCCGCTGACGGTGGCACGCTGTTCCTCGATGAGATCGGCGATCTCCCTATGGAGACTCAGATTGCGCTACTGCGCGTGCTCCAGGAGCGGGAGTTCGAGAGGATTGGAAGTCATCATCCAATCTCCGTCGACGTCCGGTTGATTGCAGCGACGAATCGCGATCTATCCGCCGCAGTGGCTGCCGGAACCTTTCGCGAAGACCTCTTCTACCGGATCAATGTCTTCCCGATCGAACTTCCTCCGCTTCGCGAGCGAGCGGAGGATGTTCCTGTGCTCCTCGAATACTTCATCGGCCGCTACGCAAAAAAAGCCGGCAAGAATATCCGGCATATCGGCAAGCACACGCTGGAACAGTTCAAAGCCTATAGCTGGCCGGGAAATATTCGCGAGCTGCAGAACGTAGTCGAGCGGGCCCTTATCCTTAGCGACACAGACACTTTCTTCTTTGACGAGAGCTGGCTGAAACGCCAACCCACGGCCTCGTCGAAGCTGCGCGGCACACTTTCGGCGCTGGCAGAGCGTGAAATCGAGATGATCGAAGCCGCGTTGATCGAATGCCACGGCCGCATCTCCGGCCCCTCCGGCGCCGCAGCGAAACTAGGGATTCCACGGCAGACGCTCGAATCGAAGATCAAAAGCCTGGGGATCAACAAGCATAGCCTGGGTGGTCTCTGA